ATCGAAGCACTTAAAGCTAAAATCAAATTTATAAACACTATGAACTATGTACAAAATTATGTTCAAAATAACAAAGTAGGTGTTAATACACTTTATTTAGATAAGAACAGAAAAACGCCTAGTTGGGCAATAAGCTATCAATCAGTAACAAATAAGGGGTTAGATGAAATCTTTTCTGATACAGATATAAGCTATATAAGCAGCTTCTTAAAAGAGTGGAAAACAAATAGAGATTTATATGAACAGCTAAATATTATTCATAAAACAGGCATCCTACTCTATGGAGCACCCGGAACAGGAAAGACTTCCATCTCAAAAGCAATTGCCAAAGAATTAAATACAGACCTGTATGTTGTAAATATGGGGGATTTCAATGAAGCTCAAATAGAACGAATAAAAATAGAAATGGACGATTGCGATGAAGATACAAGCATTATTCTACTCGAAGATATTGACTGTATATTCTCTACTCGTGATAATCTCAAAACTGAAAATCAGCAAAAAGCTGCACAGTTATTACTCCAGTTTCTTGATGGTGTATTCTCTATTCCAAATACGGTTTTCATTGCAACTACCAACCACATTGAAGATTTAGACCCTGCACTCATTCGTGATGGACGATTTGATGTTAAAATCGAAATGAAAAATCTCTCACAGGAAACCGCAAATAAAATGTGCAAACACTTCAAACTTACAGATGAAGAAATTCTTTCTATATTAGAAAATGAAACATTCCCTATAAATCCCGCTTATCTCCAAAATAAAATAGTAACTCGCATTATTGAAAGGAGTAAACCATGTCTCTCCATGATGCCCTAGTTACTGTGTGCATTGCACACTTAACGAAGTTAATCGGTAATCAGGTTTTAGCTGAGTCAATACTCGTAATGTTAGATTCAGATGATAAGTTATTTTGGTATTTAAGCAAAGAGAAGAAAATAAACAAAACCATTTATGACCACCTATCAAAAGGAAACATAAGTACGGGGGATATATTAAAACTGAAAAAAAATTTGGAGAAACAGTACAATGAAGATAATTAAAAAGAATATAGAATATAAAGGTGAAAAGTATCGTGCAGTAATTAAAACAGGAGTCTTTATTACAGTAAAGCTATACAAAACAAACAAGTTTTTTCCTGTATTTAGAGACTATGCTGATTACTCTGAGTTTACAGACTATCCTGACCTAATTAAAAAAATATTTCATACGTATGAAGATGTAATATTATGTCAAGAGAAATCAAAAAAATTGTATCAAGATTTACAAGAATGGAACGGAGTGATTGATGAAAACATTTAAAACATTAAAGAAAGAATGCATATATCGAAATGAGAAGTACAAAGTTGTTATAAGCAAATATATTGGTCAATTTATTGGACTTTGCTATAAAGTAAAAATTCGAAAAGTCAATCGCCTTCATAGTAGAAGTTACTACATAGAAAGAATTGATAATACTTATAAAACAGCAGTAGAAGAAGCTTTTGAGCGTTATGGAAAATACTTAGATAATAAAAATGAAGAAGAAAAAGATATTCAAGAATTTAATTCATGGAATGGAGTGATTGAATAATGTTCTACGTAACAGGTGATACACACGGAAACTACGATATATACAAGCTATCAACACCAAGTCTAAATAAAAATAACATCTCTCTCACCTCTAATGATTACCTTGTTATATGTGGAGATTTTGGATTAGTATGGAATAACTCACCAGATGAAAACTACTGGCTTGACTGGTTAAACGAAAAGCCATGCACTACTCTATTCGTGGATGGTAATCACGAAAATCATAACCTATTAAATCAAATGAAACCTATGCTGTGGAATGGAGGATTTGTGCATCAAATTAGACCTAAAGTAATGCATTTAATGAGAGGTCAGATATTTAATATTGACGGAACAACCTTCTTCACTATGGGAGGAGCAGCTTCGGTTGATAAGCAATTCAGGAAAGAAGGTGTCTCATGGTGGGCTGAAGAAATGCCTTCAGCAGAAGAATATAAAACTGCAAATAAGAACTTAGAAAAAGCTAATTTCAAAGTAGATTATATTCTTACCCATACTGCTCCTACCTCAATTGTTAATCAATTAATACCAGAAATTAAACCGCCTGATAAACTAACAAACTACTTAGAGAATATAAAAGAAAATGTTGATTATAAACATTGGTACTTTGGTCACTTCCATATTGATGAAGATATAGATGATGAGCACACAGTTTTATATAACAGTATTATTAAAATTGGAGAATAAAATGAAAAAGAAAATATTGATTGCACTGTTACTCGTTGCTACATTGTCAGCACTTACAGGCTGTTATCAAACCAATACAAATATCAACATTGGCTCTGATAACGAAAATGCTGTAATGCAAGTGGGAATAGGACAGCTTAAAAAAATAAATAAAGGCTATTTATACTACGATGCAACAACAAATATCGTGTATTTCTGGAATGGGAAGATATCCAGCGAATATAGCTCAACCGCTCCATCGCCCTACTACGCACCAAACGGATTGCCATATAAATATAATCCGTCAACAAATACATTGGAAGAAATAACATTGCAGGAAGAATAAAAAATAAAAAGGTATTCACATGGAGTCAAACATGAAAAGTCTACTCTCCTCTTTAGAGAAAGACTCAGAAAACATTAAAGCATATAAAATACAACTCATCCATGAGTTATCCGTTGCAGACCAGAAAATAACTGACATCTACCATTATATAGAATTTCATCCGCTTAATGCCTGTCAGGGATATAAAATGGCAAAGCTACTACAGGATACATTAAAGGAACGTAGAGAAATTAAGAATGAATTAGAAATCCTTGGTCAAATATATGGATTTAATCTAAAAAGTATTGCTAATGGTAAATTAGAAAAAGCCTCTAAAACCAAACAGAAAAAATACAAGCCAAGAATATTAAAAGAATTATTTGAATAAAAGGAGAAATGTAAAATGAAAACATTTTTATTTATAGCAGGTTTTTGCTTAGAAGTTGCATGTTTTACCACTATTATAAATCTGTACGACTGGAAAGCTTTTGCATTATCAATAGGAGCTGCTCTTGGTGCATCTATAGTTGGTATAATGAGGAATAAATTGGATAGATAATTTAAAAGGAGAGAAAATGACAATGTTTGAACGGTACGTAAAATTACCTGTATATACAATTAATTTAAGATTGTACCCAACTTCTTCTCAAAAAGAAACTATTGATACCATTATTCATGAACTTCACAAAGCATGCAACATAGCGGTATACGATATGTTTACTAATCTTACAAATACAACTGAACGTGAAGACAAGGAAAGCAAACAAAAGATACACTTTCCAAATATTAATACTATGATAAAAAAAGATTATTTAGAAAAACTCAGAGAAGAACGACCTAGTATTTCTATTATCCCTGCTTCTGCTCTATCCGGTAACAATGGAGTTTTTAAAAGAGACTTATCAAAAAGGCTAGACGCTCAAGTAAGTGAAGGCAATCAGAAAAAGAAAACAAATGGAAAAGGTGTAAAGCGACCAATCGAAAGCAGTAAAGCCCCTTATTACTCAAAGAAGCATCCAAGAAGAAGTTATACGTATCAGGAGACATTAAGCAAAATTATTTTCAATGAAACTAACGACAATGTAGTACATCTCAACCTAAATAAAGTTGGACGGATCAAAGCAAGAGGAATGAAAAATTATCTTAGAATTCTAAGATTTGATGAAACTTGCAACATGACATTCAAAGAATATTGTGAACTACATAAGCGTACAGCTCACCTCTTCACTATTAAAAAAGACAACTGCGGAGATTATTTTATACAGATTTGTTTAAAGAATGTATATAAACTTATTAAAGACAGTGATAATAAAAAAGAAATAGGAATTGATGTTGGCGTTACTGATTTAATGATTTTATCTGATGGAACAAAATATAGTAATCCAAGATTTAAAAATGGAGAACATGGCGAAGTTCAAAAGCATAGAGAACAGCTACATAGACAACTTTCAAGACGAGAAGGTTTTGCAAATATTAAATTCAGAGAAAAATATAAAGTTGACCATGATACTCTTCCATCAAAACGTTATCAGGAAACCAAACTACAAGCCGCAAAGCTTGAAAGAAAAGTAGCCAGACAGCGTAAACATCACATGGAGAACATGGTTTTAGATGTTATCAGACAGTCAAGCTTTATAGGAATCGAAAATTTATCTGTAAAGGATATGATGAAAAATGTCAAGAAAAACAAGAGTGAAACATAATAATTTATCAGACGCAGCTATGGGAGAAATTTTAGCACTGTTAAAAAGAAAAGGTGAAGAATATAATGTTCCAGTTGTTGCAATCGGAAGATACGATAAATCAACTCAACCATGTAGTAGCTGTGGATTTGTAAATACTCAGGTAAAAGATACAAAAATAAGAAAGTGGATTTGTCCCAAATGCGGTATACAACATGATAGAGATATAAATGCAGCAATAAATATTTTAAATATTTCAAAGAAAAAATATAAAAAATCTATTGCTTAATAATATATGGTTGCAGGTTCAACGCCGCCAAGTGCGAATATAAAGTACACATAAATTACATGGCAATTCGCACTAAAGTAGATAAAAGAAATTTGATAGTAGTATATATACTATGATTACTATCACTATATATACGAAACAAAATATTGCTTTTATAACCATAACATTATGTAAATTATACAAAATATGATAGTCACATTTATGTATTTTTGCTGATGTAATTTACATATATGTGTGGATTGAAATCAAGGGGGTGCTAAAATGGAATATCTCTTTTTTAGAGGTAATTTATATATATGTGCGGATTGAAATCAGAAGTTCCACCAGTATTTTTTCTGGCTGCGAGGTAATTTGCATATATGTGAGGATTGAAATAAGTTTTAGTACACTAAAGCGTTTAAAACAATAGAGATGTAATTTACATACATGCGTGTATTGAAATTACCTGTCTAGGGCGGTAGCCTATAAATTATAGATAGAACTTACATAGGTAAGATTATTATATCTCAGACAAGTAAAATAACATGACTAATATTATAAATATTATAAATATTATATATAAAATATAGGTAGGAGGTTCAACCCCACCTTGGTGCGATTAGACAGTGAACATATATTTCTTAATAGATTCGCACCAGAAGTAGATAAAAGAAATCAGTTAGTACGATAGTTAATCATAGCAATATGTTAATTATTCGAAAACAGATAATGCTTTTATAACCACAAATATGTATAAAATGCACAATGATAATAGATAAGTCTTATATATATTTGCTGATGCATTTTATATATATAAGTGGATTGAAATCTACTTTTGGCAACGGAAAGGCTTAAATCCGTAGGATGCATTTTATATATATAAGTGGATTGAAATCACATCTGCCACCAGTGTTTCTTTTCTGGCATCTGATGCATTTTATATATATAAGTGGATTGAAATCCTCAAAATCCAATGATATTTTTTTAATCATATTGATGCATTCTACATATATAAGTGGATTGAAATATTTCACAATATACACAAAAATAAAAGGAGTATAATAAAAATGACAATAGAAACACTTAGAGAACAAATGATTACTGCAATGAAAGCAGGAAATAAATTAAAAAAAGAAGTCCTCTCTTCTGTCCTTTCAACAGCTAAAAACATGGCAATTGAAAAAGGATGTAAGGATAACATTTCAGAAGAAATCGTTAATGCTGCTATTCTTAAAGAACTCAAAACAGCAACAGAAATGTTAGATACTTGTCCTTCTGACAGATTGGAACAATTAGAGGAATTCACATTAAGAATTGAAATATTAAAAGAGATTGCTCCTACAATGATGGATAAATCAGAAATTGAAAGATATGTTATCCAGCTTGTAGAAGAAAATAATATTGAACTCATTACTAAGAACAAAGGTCAGATTATGAAAGTAATTACGCCTAGCTTAAAAGGTAAGGCTGATGGAAAGTTAGTAAATACTGTTGTACAGGAGATATTGAAAAATGAGTGATTTTGGAATTATGTGGACTGTAGTATCTATTGCTGCAATTGCAGGTATGATTATAACTGGTAAGCCAGAATGTTTATGTATTTTTGCTATACCATACATACTTACTTTTTTAGACTAATTTAAAGGAGATAACTTAGATGGATAAAAACGCAATAATAGTAAACAACCTCAAAGAATTCACAGAGGTTTTAAATAACCAAATTGATTTACTTTATGAAAATCTTCCGACTTCCAAAGAAGAATGTATCCAGAAGAACTGTACAGCTCTGGCATACCAGAAAGTTTTATGGACTTTAGAAAAGATTTTACAAGGTAAAAAATATAATGAAGATATTTGAAAAGAAAGGAAACAAATTACATGAACAACAAAAGAAATCACAAATACTATCAAGAAATTTTTGAAAAATGGAATAATAGAAGAACTTCGCTGGAAATCCCCAGACTTTTGATTTACCAGCCGAAAGATGATGAGGAGTTCCGGCAGTGCTATTTGCCGGAAACAGCTAAGGGGCAACCTTTCTACAAGGCAAGACACAGTTTACCGAAATACTGGTTTGTTTCTAATTATGGGACAATACTAACGTTAGAACATGACATTCCAGAATTGCTTGTCGATATTGTTACTAATGAAGATAAAATTGCATCATCTTTTGATTACGGAGGTTTGACCTACCAAATTGACAATGATGCCCTTGTTGCTTTGGTTTTCAATACTGAATCATACATTGAAACAGCAGCAAAAGAAATTATTGAAATAAAAGGTATAAAAGCTTTTACAAAAAACATGGTTACAATTTTTTACAGGAGTTATTTCGAACCATTGGAACACTTAAATGTAATAGAAATAATAAAAGCTAATTTAAAAAATTTAAAACCTTCTAATTTAGTTATTACAAAAGAGGAAAAATTATATGAAATATAAAATTGGGGATAAAGTTAAAGTACGAAGTGATTTAGTTAAAGACAATCGGTATGGACATCATGTGTATGTTTCTGCAATGGATAATTTCAAAGGAGAGCAGACAATACGTGAAATTAGAGGTGATGGATATTTGATTTATGGTGATTGTGGTAATTATCGCTGGACGGACGAAATGTTTGAAGATACGGAGGAAAATAAAATGGATAATAACAACATTACAGTAAATATGGAGAATTTATCTCCGGAAGAACGCTCTACTCTCCTGTCTTTAATTGAGAAAGCTAATAAGCCAAAGAATAAAGTTTGGAAACCAGAAGAAAATGAAACATATTATTATAGTTACAGCGATGGTCATATCGAGAAAACCACTTGTGATAATAGAAATATGTATAAAAATAGATATGCTATCGGTAACTGCTTTAAAACAAAAAAAGAGGCTGAATTTGCATTGGAAAGACAGAAAGTGATTATGGAGTTAAAACGTTTTGCTCTGGAACACAATGAAAAAGAAATTGATTGGAGCAACGATGACGAACAAAAGTATTGTCTATATTTTAACCATGAGAGAAACCGTATAATGATTGATAATTTTGATGTATCCCAATTTCTGTCAGAACAAATCTATTTCACATCAGATACAATTGCACAGCAAGCAATTAAAGAGATTGGTGAAGAAAGACTTGAAAAATACTATTTTGAGGTGAAAGAATAATGATAAATAAAAATCAAATATATAAAGCATTTTACGAAACAGTATCTTCAGGAGAAAGCGACTTACATTACATCAAGGGTGCGTTAGATATAAGTAAGAAATTGCTTATAATGGTAGAACAAAACAATCGCTCACAGATAACCACTACTGCAACTAATTCAGATAAGAAACAGTTGACTGAGCTGTACGCATAAAAGGAGATGGTAAGAATAGATACCAGTAAACTACATCCGGGAATGATAGTAAAAAATTATAAAGAACTTTGTAAGATTTTAGGAATTGAACCTAAAACAAGCAATTCAAAAATTCGCCAATTAAAAGAAATCGAAGAATTGATTAGCTATCAAAAAAGTGGTCACGCATTTATTATTAAAGAAGTTTACGATAAGAAAACATTAAAATTCACACTATCAAAACCAAGAGATAAAAGATATAAAAATCCCAGAAATATATATACAAGATATATAAGTCAAATATTACTTCAAGTCATTAACAACTGCTCGGAGAAACAATTTAGCAATGTCACATTTAAAGATATCTGTGTTCTATTAGGTCTTGTAGAAATTGACAATAATGAAAAGTATGTTTTCAAAAATACTGATGGTACTACATTAGAAATGACACAAGAACAGCGGACATTATCCATTCAGAAGATGGAATCAATATTAAAATCTGCTATTACTAGCTTAGTAAACAAAGGATATATTACCTGTCAGCACACAGAAAGAAGATACACATTTTCATTTTCTGCTTCTATCAATGTAATCAATTTATCGGAAATGGATGTCCAAAGAGAGAAACAAATGTTGCACGAAGAATTCATATTATTTATAACAAATAATTACTTACGAAAGGAAGCAGTTAATGATACAAGTAATTGACTCCATAATGGGGTCAGGAAAATCAACATGGATGATTAACTATATCAATTCTCATCCTGAACAACAATATTTAATAGTCGTCCCCTATCTTAGTGAAGTAAACAGATACGAAGTTGCCTTAGAAAACATTAAAGGTTTTCAACCAAGGAACAAACCCGGAGGAAAAATATCAGATTTTAAAGAGTTAGTAGCTTCAGGCAGAAATATTGTAACAACTCATGCTCTATTAAAAAACATTGATAGAGAATGTTTAAATCTATTGCAAGTTCAAAATTATAATCTAATATTAGATGAAGCAATGCAGGTAATTGA
The DNA window shown above is from Blautia hansenii DSM 20583 and carries:
- a CDS encoding AAA family ATPase, which translates into the protein MNKINTFKTNTQRKIRTISNAFFNKQLETATNNTLRFFSNSLKENFYPTLDIGANRQIYTTISNTIKRAAKSAEKFCNKNGDLNHNKTILLKIDNMNAYMFIRTADVYNPLSGCYPRFYITFLGIEALKAKIKFINTMNYVQNYVQNNKVGVNTLYLDKNRKTPSWAISYQSVTNKGLDEIFSDTDISYISSFLKEWKTNRDLYEQLNIIHKTGILLYGAPGTGKTSISKAIAKELNTDLYVVNMGDFNEAQIERIKIEMDDCDEDTSIILLEDIDCIFSTRDNLKTENQQKAAQLLLQFLDGVFSIPNTVFIATTNHIEDLDPALIRDGRFDVKIEMKNLSQETANKMCKHFKLTDEEILSILENETFPINPAYLQNKIVTRIIERSKPCLSMMP
- a CDS encoding metallophosphoesterase family protein, encoding MFYVTGDTHGNYDIYKLSTPSLNKNNISLTSNDYLVICGDFGLVWNNSPDENYWLDWLNEKPCTTLFVDGNHENHNLLNQMKPMLWNGGFVHQIRPKVMHLMRGQIFNIDGTTFFTMGGAASVDKQFRKEGVSWWAEEMPSAEEYKTANKNLEKANFKVDYILTHTAPTSIVNQLIPEIKPPDKLTNYLENIKENVDYKHWYFGHFHIDEDIDDEHTVLYNSIIKIGE
- a CDS encoding RNA-guided endonuclease InsQ/TnpB family protein gives rise to the protein MTMFERYVKLPVYTINLRLYPTSSQKETIDTIIHELHKACNIAVYDMFTNLTNTTEREDKESKQKIHFPNINTMIKKDYLEKLREERPSISIIPASALSGNNGVFKRDLSKRLDAQVSEGNQKKKTNGKGVKRPIESSKAPYYSKKHPRRSYTYQETLSKIIFNETNDNVVHLNLNKVGRIKARGMKNYLRILRFDETCNMTFKEYCELHKRTAHLFTIKKDNCGDYFIQICLKNVYKLIKDSDNKKEIGIDVGVTDLMILSDGTKYSNPRFKNGEHGEVQKHREQLHRQLSRREGFANIKFREKYKVDHDTLPSKRYQETKLQAAKLERKVARQRKHHMENMVLDVIRQSSFIGIENLSVKDMMKNVKKNKSET
- a CDS encoding zinc ribbon domain-containing protein codes for the protein MSRKTRVKHNNLSDAAMGEILALLKRKGEEYNVPVVAIGRYDKSTQPCSSCGFVNTQVKDTKIRKWICPKCGIQHDRDINAAINILNISKKKYKKSIA
- a CDS encoding GatB/YqeY domain-containing protein; this translates as MTIETLREQMITAMKAGNKLKKEVLSSVLSTAKNMAIEKGCKDNISEEIVNAAILKELKTATEMLDTCPSDRLEQLEEFTLRIEILKEIAPTMMDKSEIERYVIQLVEENNIELITKNKGQIMKVITPSLKGKADGKLVNTVVQEILKNE